Proteins encoded together in one Astatotilapia calliptera chromosome 7, fAstCal1.2, whole genome shotgun sequence window:
- the sgsm1b gene encoding small G protein signaling modulator 1 isoform X2, whose amino-acid sequence MGEAETRQKLLRNVKKEVKQIMEEAVTRKFVHADSSHIISFCAVVEACVLHGLKRRIAGLLCSNKVAALFMKVAKSFSPAAELCHKVQELEQLIENSKQNNSSLSTDRSRQSKLANLPPQALKHLWIRTALMEKLLDKIVLYLVENSSSFYDKEAMLMDPVDGPILASLLVGPCALEYTKVKTADHFWTDPSADELVQRHRIHSGHCRQDSPSRRPALIQKRQSSGSMDDRPLMWVREYVESLHQNSRATLLFGKNNVLVQPRDDMEAIPGYLSLHQTADLMTLKWTPNQLMNGNVGELDSEKSVYWDYAMTIRLEEIVYLHCHQQVNSGGTVVLVSQDGIQRPPLHFPKGGHLLQFLTCLETGLLPHGQLDPPLWNQRGKGKVFPKLRKRSPHDSCDSVSDKEDDEATDYVFRILFPGNQMEFMAPELMDQGVNMWQPAPRKSSCSSCSQNGSSDGSLPNGCNQERAPLKLLCDTMKYQIISRAFYGWLAYCRHLSTVRTHLSALVNTTIVDPSVPCDARGGLSVEVWGNFLKDSSAYEEKEIHRLVYFGGVAPSLRKEVWPFLLGHYKFSMSEKCRREIDEQMRCMYEQTMKEWQGCEAIVRQREREKHAEALARCSSGASVERGPVQRDSTISTDSSLSSNSDQQNTHSQSDSSSNAQVFESVDTVDQAESESRADEEAQHRGAGKAIGNGTTDKPQLPSTDPASNDLSNQRPDSDSCHPVTESAVSQQTAENLEVCSEEPTAESQPVKIQLTTCESGGEDVKDPAAESEADAQKRETILESIVVQETKKCEAEQKAEVEEKDQTKHGLSGASKATDTDINLKENTNVLKLETEIHNEYFQAPPLGQTLSLQPHKSKSLEVESSCPPAAEKDANPLNEKKPEISKKNEIPLKVIKASNTDAETKDVEAAVCDFVETKKATEISFEKPGSNSPVRQVLNALQSASLSLSSQSRQSPDTADSDDSPSALEMEDIPAGITYVTSEDIKTRPLAGLAAPPVSLAQREKMASEDLALDHHLDTACNTSPEGTDLGLSEEEPEIDNVLTEPESAEVGGVTKYDESSEEQTYSQETMDMYLINLHRIDKDVRRCDRTYWYFTTENLEKLRNIMCSYVWQHLDVGYVQGMCDLLAPLLVILDDEIMAFSCFTELMKRMNQNFPHGGAMDSHFANMRSLIQILDSELFELMQQNGDYTHFYFCYRWFLLDFKREMVYDDVFSVWETIWAAKHTSSEHFVLFIALALVEMYRDIILENNMDFTDIIKFFNEMAERHNVPQVLMMARDLVHKVQTLIENK is encoded by the exons ATGGGAG AGGCCGAGACGCGCCAGAAACTGCTGCGCAATGTGAAGAAGGAG GTGAAACAAATTATGGAGGAGGCAGTAACGAGGAAATTTGTGCATGCAGACAGCAGCCATATTATATCCTTCTGtg ctgtAGTGGAGGCGTGTGTGCTTCATGGATTGAAACGTAGGATTGCAGGCCTGCTGTGCAGTAATAAGGTTGCGGCACTCTTTATGAAGGTGGCAAAAAGCTTTTCCCCTGCTGCGGAGCTCTGTCACAAGGTCCAGGAGCTGGAACAGCTCATTGAAAACAG CAAGCAGAACAATTCCTCACTGAGTACTGACCGCAGTCGGCAGTCCAAGTTGGCTAACCTTCCTCCTCAAGCGCTGAAACACCTGTGGATTCGAACTGCCCTGATGGAAAAGCTCCTAGATAAGATTGTCCTGTACTTAGTAGAAAACAGCAG TTCATTCTATGACAAAGAAGCCATGCTGATGGATCCTGTGGATGGACCGATTCTTGCATCCCTATTgg TTGGCCCCTGTGCTTTGGAGTACACCAAGGTTAAGACTGCAGACCATTTCTGGACTGATCCATCTGCAGATGAGCTTGTACAGAGGCATCGTATTCACAGCGGTCACTGTCGGCAGGATTCCCCCTCCAGAAGACCGGCCTTG ATCCAAAAGAGACAGTCCAGTGGTAGCATGGATGATCGCCCTCTTATGTGGGTGAGGGAATATGTTGAATCACTTCACCAAAACTCCAGAGCCACACTTCTGTTTGGGAAGAACAATGTCCTGGTCCAGCCG AGAGATGACATGGAGGCCATTCCAGGCTACCTTTCTCTACATCAAACTGCAGACCTCATGACCCTGAAGTGGACACCAAATCAACTGATGAATGGCAATGTTGGGGAGCTGGACTCTGAAAAaag TGTTTACTGGGATTATGCTATGACAATTCGTTTGGAGGAGATTGTGTATCTCCACTGTCATCAGCAAG TGAACAGTGGAGGCACAGTCGTTTTGGTGAGCCAGGATGGGATCCAGAGGCCTCCTCTACACTTTCCTAAAGGAGGCCATTTGCTCCAGTTTCTCACATGCTTAGAGACTGGCCTGCTACCTCATGGGCAGCTAGACCCGCCACTCTGGAATCAGAGAGGGAAG GGAAAGGTTTTCCCCAAACTGCGAAAGAGAAGTCCACATGATTCATGTGATTCTGTATCAGATAAGGAAGACGATGAAGCAACCGATTATGTGTTTCGGATCCTCTTTCCTGGCAATCAGATGGAGTTCA TGGCCCCAGAGCTGATGGATCAGGGTGTTAATATGTGGCAACCAGCCCCCAGGAagtcctcctgctcctcctgctcACAGAATGGCTCATCTGATGGCTCTCTGCCTAATGGCTGTAACCAAGAAAG GGCTCCCTTAAAGCTCCTTTGCGACACCATGAAATACCAGATAATCTCCCGTGCGTTCTATGGCT GGCTTGCATACTGTCGTCATCTGTCCACGGTCCGCACCCACCTCTCCGCATTGGTCAACACCACGATTGTTGACCCCAGCGTACCCTGTGATGCTCGAGGAGGCCTCTCTGTGGAGGTCTGGGGCAACTTCCTCAAAGACAGCTCT GCCTATGAGGAAAAGGAGATACACAGACTGGTGTATTTTGGTGGGGTGGCCCCTTCACTCCGTAAAGAAGTCTGGCCCTTCCTGTTAGGACATTATAAGTTCAGCATGAGTGAGAAATGCCGGCGGGAG ATTGATGAGCAAATGCGGTGCATGTACGAGCAGACTATGAAGGAGTGGCAGGGTTGCGAGGCCATTGTCcgtcagagggagagagagaaacatgcCGAGGCACTCGCCCGATGCTCATCCGGAGCCAGCGTGGAAAGGGGACCCGTGCAGCGGGACTCCACCATCAGTACAGAT TCTTCTCTAAGTAGCAACTCAGATCAACAAAATACTCACTCACAGAGTGACTCCAGCAGCAACGCACAG GTATTTGAATCGGTCGACACAGTGGATCAGGCTGAGAGTGAGTCCAGAGCTGACGAAGAAGCACAGCACAGAGGTGCAGGCAAGGCCATCGGAAATGGAACCACAGACAAGCCACAACTTCCCTCCACCGACCCTGCCTCCAACGATCTGTCAAACCAACGTCCAGATTCAGACAGCTGTCATCCTGTAACTGAGTCTGCTGTTTCTCAGCAAACAGCAGAAAACTTAGAAGTCTGCAGTGAGGAACCTACAGCTGAGTCACAGCCTGTAAAGATTCAGCTCACAACATGTGAATCAGGAGGGGAGGATGTAAAGGACCCTGCAGCCGAGAGTGAGGCTGATGCACAAAAGAGGGAGACGATTTTAGAAAGCATAGTGGTTCAGGAGACAAAGAAATGTGAAGCTGAGCAAAAAGCTGAAGTAGAGGAAAAAGATCAAACGAAGCACGGGCTGTCAGGAGCTTCAAAAGCCACTGACACAGATATTAATTTGAAAGAGAATACTAATGTTCTAAAGCTGGAAACAGAGATTCATAATGAATATTTCCAAGCACCTCCGCTTGGGCAGACTTTAAGTCTTCAGCCACACAAGAGCAAAAGTCTGGAAGTTGAGTCATCTTGTCCGCCTGCAGCAGAAAAAGATGCAAATCCgctaaatgaaaaaaagccaGAGATTTCTAAGAAAAACGAAATCCCATTAAAAGTGATCAAGGCCTCAAACACAGACGCAGAAACAAAGGATGTCGAAGCAGCTGTCTGCGACTTTGTTGAAACCAAAAAAGCTACAGAGATTTCATTCGAGAAACCTGGTTCAAATTCTCCAGTCAGACAAGTGCTGAATGCTCTTCAATCAGCATCGCTTTCGTTGTCGTCTCAGTCCCGGCAGTCTCCAGACACAGCCGATTCGGATGACTCTCCTTCTGCGCTGGAAATGGAGGACATTCCTGCAGGGATAACATACGTGACCTCAGAGGACATCAAAACCAGGCCTTTGGCAGGGCTTGCTGCGCCCCCTGTCTCCCTGgcacaaagagagaaaatggcATCTGAGGATCTTGCCCTAGATCACCATCTGGACACAGCTTGTAATACCAGTCCTGAGGGCACAGATCTGGGCCTTTCAGAAGAGGAGCCCGAGATAGACAATGTGCTCACTGAACCAGAATCTGCAGAGGTGGGAGGAGTCACCAAATATGATGAGTCCTCAGAGGAGCAAACCTATTCT CAAGAAACAATGGATATGTACTTGATCAATTTGCATCGTATTGACAAAGATGTCAGACGTTGTGATAGAACGTATTGGTACTTCACCACTGAGAATCTGGAGAAGCTGCGTAACATAATGTGCAG TTACGTCTGGCAGCATCTGGATGTCGGTTATGTGCAGGGCATGTGTGATCTGCTCGCTCCTCTGTTAGTTATCCTGGATGATG AGATCATGGCGTTCAGCTGCTTCACTGAACTGATGAAGAGAATGAACCAGAATTTTCCTCACGGGGGTGCCATGGACTCTCACTTTGCCAATATGCGCTCACTTATCCAG ATCCTGGACTCTGAGCTGTTTGAACTGATGCAACAGAATGGAGACTATACCCACTTCTACTTCTGTTATCGCTGGTTTCTTCTTGACTTCAAGAGAG AAATGGTCTACGATGATGTGTTCTCTGTGTGGGAAACCATCTGGGCAGCCAAGCACACCTCCTCTGAGCACTTTGTGCTCTTCATTGCTCTGGCACTTGTGGAGATGTATCGAGACATCATCCTGGAAAATAACATGGACTTTACAGACATCATCAAGTTCTTTAATG AAATGGCCGAGAGACACAACGTCCCCCAGGTCTTGATGATGGCCCGAGACTTGGTCCACAAAGTGCAGACGCTCATAGAAAACAAGTGA
- the sgsm1b gene encoding small G protein signaling modulator 1 isoform X1: MFSPVAEAETRQKLLRNVKKEVKQIMEEAVTRKFVHADSSHIISFCAVVEACVLHGLKRRIAGLLCSNKVAALFMKVAKSFSPAAELCHKVQELEQLIENSKQNNSSLSTDRSRQSKLANLPPQALKHLWIRTALMEKLLDKIVLYLVENSSSFYDKEAMLMDPVDGPILASLLVGPCALEYTKVKTADHFWTDPSADELVQRHRIHSGHCRQDSPSRRPALIQKRQSSGSMDDRPLMWVREYVESLHQNSRATLLFGKNNVLVQPRDDMEAIPGYLSLHQTADLMTLKWTPNQLMNGNVGELDSEKSVYWDYAMTIRLEEIVYLHCHQQVNSGGTVVLVSQDGIQRPPLHFPKGGHLLQFLTCLETGLLPHGQLDPPLWNQRGKGKVFPKLRKRSPHDSCDSVSDKEDDEATDYVFRILFPGNQMEFMAPELMDQGVNMWQPAPRKSSCSSCSQNGSSDGSLPNGCNQERAPLKLLCDTMKYQIISRAFYGWLAYCRHLSTVRTHLSALVNTTIVDPSVPCDARGGLSVEVWGNFLKDSSAYEEKEIHRLVYFGGVAPSLRKEVWPFLLGHYKFSMSEKCRREIDEQMRCMYEQTMKEWQGCEAIVRQREREKHAEALARCSSGASVERGPVQRDSTISTDSSLSSNSDQQNTHSQSDSSSNAQVFESVDTVDQAESESRADEEAQHRGAGKAIGNGTTDKPQLPSTDPASNDLSNQRPDSDSCHPVTESAVSQQTAENLEVCSEEPTAESQPVKIQLTTCESGGEDVKDPAAESEADAQKRETILESIVVQETKKCEAEQKAEVEEKDQTKHGLSGASKATDTDINLKENTNVLKLETEIHNEYFQAPPLGQTLSLQPHKSKSLEVESSCPPAAEKDANPLNEKKPEISKKNEIPLKVIKASNTDAETKDVEAAVCDFVETKKATEISFEKPGSNSPVRQVLNALQSASLSLSSQSRQSPDTADSDDSPSALEMEDIPAGITYVTSEDIKTRPLAGLAAPPVSLAQREKMASEDLALDHHLDTACNTSPEGTDLGLSEEEPEIDNVLTEPESAEVGGVTKYDESSEEQTYSQETMDMYLINLHRIDKDVRRCDRTYWYFTTENLEKLRNIMCSYVWQHLDVGYVQGMCDLLAPLLVILDDEIMAFSCFTELMKRMNQNFPHGGAMDSHFANMRSLIQILDSELFELMQQNGDYTHFYFCYRWFLLDFKREMVYDDVFSVWETIWAAKHTSSEHFVLFIALALVEMYRDIILENNMDFTDIIKFFNEMAERHNVPQVLMMARDLVHKVQTLIENK; this comes from the exons ATGTTTTCTCCCGTGGCAGAGGCCGAGACGCGCCAGAAACTGCTGCGCAATGTGAAGAAGGAG GTGAAACAAATTATGGAGGAGGCAGTAACGAGGAAATTTGTGCATGCAGACAGCAGCCATATTATATCCTTCTGtg ctgtAGTGGAGGCGTGTGTGCTTCATGGATTGAAACGTAGGATTGCAGGCCTGCTGTGCAGTAATAAGGTTGCGGCACTCTTTATGAAGGTGGCAAAAAGCTTTTCCCCTGCTGCGGAGCTCTGTCACAAGGTCCAGGAGCTGGAACAGCTCATTGAAAACAG CAAGCAGAACAATTCCTCACTGAGTACTGACCGCAGTCGGCAGTCCAAGTTGGCTAACCTTCCTCCTCAAGCGCTGAAACACCTGTGGATTCGAACTGCCCTGATGGAAAAGCTCCTAGATAAGATTGTCCTGTACTTAGTAGAAAACAGCAG TTCATTCTATGACAAAGAAGCCATGCTGATGGATCCTGTGGATGGACCGATTCTTGCATCCCTATTgg TTGGCCCCTGTGCTTTGGAGTACACCAAGGTTAAGACTGCAGACCATTTCTGGACTGATCCATCTGCAGATGAGCTTGTACAGAGGCATCGTATTCACAGCGGTCACTGTCGGCAGGATTCCCCCTCCAGAAGACCGGCCTTG ATCCAAAAGAGACAGTCCAGTGGTAGCATGGATGATCGCCCTCTTATGTGGGTGAGGGAATATGTTGAATCACTTCACCAAAACTCCAGAGCCACACTTCTGTTTGGGAAGAACAATGTCCTGGTCCAGCCG AGAGATGACATGGAGGCCATTCCAGGCTACCTTTCTCTACATCAAACTGCAGACCTCATGACCCTGAAGTGGACACCAAATCAACTGATGAATGGCAATGTTGGGGAGCTGGACTCTGAAAAaag TGTTTACTGGGATTATGCTATGACAATTCGTTTGGAGGAGATTGTGTATCTCCACTGTCATCAGCAAG TGAACAGTGGAGGCACAGTCGTTTTGGTGAGCCAGGATGGGATCCAGAGGCCTCCTCTACACTTTCCTAAAGGAGGCCATTTGCTCCAGTTTCTCACATGCTTAGAGACTGGCCTGCTACCTCATGGGCAGCTAGACCCGCCACTCTGGAATCAGAGAGGGAAG GGAAAGGTTTTCCCCAAACTGCGAAAGAGAAGTCCACATGATTCATGTGATTCTGTATCAGATAAGGAAGACGATGAAGCAACCGATTATGTGTTTCGGATCCTCTTTCCTGGCAATCAGATGGAGTTCA TGGCCCCAGAGCTGATGGATCAGGGTGTTAATATGTGGCAACCAGCCCCCAGGAagtcctcctgctcctcctgctcACAGAATGGCTCATCTGATGGCTCTCTGCCTAATGGCTGTAACCAAGAAAG GGCTCCCTTAAAGCTCCTTTGCGACACCATGAAATACCAGATAATCTCCCGTGCGTTCTATGGCT GGCTTGCATACTGTCGTCATCTGTCCACGGTCCGCACCCACCTCTCCGCATTGGTCAACACCACGATTGTTGACCCCAGCGTACCCTGTGATGCTCGAGGAGGCCTCTCTGTGGAGGTCTGGGGCAACTTCCTCAAAGACAGCTCT GCCTATGAGGAAAAGGAGATACACAGACTGGTGTATTTTGGTGGGGTGGCCCCTTCACTCCGTAAAGAAGTCTGGCCCTTCCTGTTAGGACATTATAAGTTCAGCATGAGTGAGAAATGCCGGCGGGAG ATTGATGAGCAAATGCGGTGCATGTACGAGCAGACTATGAAGGAGTGGCAGGGTTGCGAGGCCATTGTCcgtcagagggagagagagaaacatgcCGAGGCACTCGCCCGATGCTCATCCGGAGCCAGCGTGGAAAGGGGACCCGTGCAGCGGGACTCCACCATCAGTACAGAT TCTTCTCTAAGTAGCAACTCAGATCAACAAAATACTCACTCACAGAGTGACTCCAGCAGCAACGCACAG GTATTTGAATCGGTCGACACAGTGGATCAGGCTGAGAGTGAGTCCAGAGCTGACGAAGAAGCACAGCACAGAGGTGCAGGCAAGGCCATCGGAAATGGAACCACAGACAAGCCACAACTTCCCTCCACCGACCCTGCCTCCAACGATCTGTCAAACCAACGTCCAGATTCAGACAGCTGTCATCCTGTAACTGAGTCTGCTGTTTCTCAGCAAACAGCAGAAAACTTAGAAGTCTGCAGTGAGGAACCTACAGCTGAGTCACAGCCTGTAAAGATTCAGCTCACAACATGTGAATCAGGAGGGGAGGATGTAAAGGACCCTGCAGCCGAGAGTGAGGCTGATGCACAAAAGAGGGAGACGATTTTAGAAAGCATAGTGGTTCAGGAGACAAAGAAATGTGAAGCTGAGCAAAAAGCTGAAGTAGAGGAAAAAGATCAAACGAAGCACGGGCTGTCAGGAGCTTCAAAAGCCACTGACACAGATATTAATTTGAAAGAGAATACTAATGTTCTAAAGCTGGAAACAGAGATTCATAATGAATATTTCCAAGCACCTCCGCTTGGGCAGACTTTAAGTCTTCAGCCACACAAGAGCAAAAGTCTGGAAGTTGAGTCATCTTGTCCGCCTGCAGCAGAAAAAGATGCAAATCCgctaaatgaaaaaaagccaGAGATTTCTAAGAAAAACGAAATCCCATTAAAAGTGATCAAGGCCTCAAACACAGACGCAGAAACAAAGGATGTCGAAGCAGCTGTCTGCGACTTTGTTGAAACCAAAAAAGCTACAGAGATTTCATTCGAGAAACCTGGTTCAAATTCTCCAGTCAGACAAGTGCTGAATGCTCTTCAATCAGCATCGCTTTCGTTGTCGTCTCAGTCCCGGCAGTCTCCAGACACAGCCGATTCGGATGACTCTCCTTCTGCGCTGGAAATGGAGGACATTCCTGCAGGGATAACATACGTGACCTCAGAGGACATCAAAACCAGGCCTTTGGCAGGGCTTGCTGCGCCCCCTGTCTCCCTGgcacaaagagagaaaatggcATCTGAGGATCTTGCCCTAGATCACCATCTGGACACAGCTTGTAATACCAGTCCTGAGGGCACAGATCTGGGCCTTTCAGAAGAGGAGCCCGAGATAGACAATGTGCTCACTGAACCAGAATCTGCAGAGGTGGGAGGAGTCACCAAATATGATGAGTCCTCAGAGGAGCAAACCTATTCT CAAGAAACAATGGATATGTACTTGATCAATTTGCATCGTATTGACAAAGATGTCAGACGTTGTGATAGAACGTATTGGTACTTCACCACTGAGAATCTGGAGAAGCTGCGTAACATAATGTGCAG TTACGTCTGGCAGCATCTGGATGTCGGTTATGTGCAGGGCATGTGTGATCTGCTCGCTCCTCTGTTAGTTATCCTGGATGATG AGATCATGGCGTTCAGCTGCTTCACTGAACTGATGAAGAGAATGAACCAGAATTTTCCTCACGGGGGTGCCATGGACTCTCACTTTGCCAATATGCGCTCACTTATCCAG ATCCTGGACTCTGAGCTGTTTGAACTGATGCAACAGAATGGAGACTATACCCACTTCTACTTCTGTTATCGCTGGTTTCTTCTTGACTTCAAGAGAG AAATGGTCTACGATGATGTGTTCTCTGTGTGGGAAACCATCTGGGCAGCCAAGCACACCTCCTCTGAGCACTTTGTGCTCTTCATTGCTCTGGCACTTGTGGAGATGTATCGAGACATCATCCTGGAAAATAACATGGACTTTACAGACATCATCAAGTTCTTTAATG AAATGGCCGAGAGACACAACGTCCCCCAGGTCTTGATGATGGCCCGAGACTTGGTCCACAAAGTGCAGACGCTCATAGAAAACAAGTGA